The genomic region GGCCCCTAAAGATCAAGTAGCCTGGCAGATTTGGGATTGTATAGTTGAGTTGTTGGGTGGTTGAGTAGTTGAGAGGTTGAGTAGTTGGGAGGGGTAAATGGAGGTTAGACAAAGGCGATTAAGGCGGGTGAGGTTGTCGTTACCTAAAGAAGGAGCCCTTCTTGTTACCTGTCAGGAAAACCGTCGCTATCTATCGGGCTTTTCTCCTGAAGACGTGAGCCTTAATGAAAGCTCTGGAGCCCTTTTAATCACCAAGAAAGAGGCCTTTATCCTTACAGACCCGCGTTACCAGGAAGAAGCCAAGGAATGTGAGCCGCTTTTTGAACCTCGGATTTACCGAAAGGGGCTTATCGCTGAGTTAGCTAAACTAATTCCCCTTTTAGAGATAAAGACTTTACTGATTGAGCCACGCTACGTATCAGTTGCCCTTTTAAGAGGCTTTGAAAAAAAGTTTTCTGTAAAAATAGATGAGGCTCGTCCGGTCATTGAGCGCATGCGTGAAATAAAAGACCAGGAAGAAATTGAGGCTATTCGTAAAGCTTTGGCTATTGCCGAAGAAATCCTTTCAGAAGTGGCCAAAGAAATAAGGCCGGGGGTTACAGAAAAAGAGCTGGCGGCCAAAGTTATCATGATGAGCCACAAAATGGCCGACGGACTTTCCTTCCCTCCGATAGTAGCCAGTGGGCCTAATGCCGCCCGGCCTCATGCTGAACCTACCGACAAACCTTTAAAACCAGGAGAGCCGGTAATTATTGATATGGGAGTAAAGTGGCAGGGTTATTGTTCTGATATTACCCGTACTTTTTTTGTGGAAAAGGCAACAGGTAAATTTAAATATATCTACAAAATGGTAAAAAAGGCCAAAGAGGCCGCTGAACAAAAATTAAAAGCCGGAGTCAAAGCCCAGGAACCAGACGAGGCGGCAAGAACTGTTTTTCGGCAAGAGGCCCTAGAAAGACACTTCTGGCATTCCCTAGGCCACGGGGTTGGCCTTGCCATTCACGAAGCCCCAACCCTTTCTTGCCGCAGCCATCGCAAATTAAAAGCCGGACATGTGGTTACGATTGAACCCGGCCTTTATCTCCCGGACTGGGGCGGTGTGCGCCTGGAAGACATGGTGGTAGTAACCGATGAGGGTTTTACCCGTCTAAATTCTTTAGGTTTTTTGGAGTTTTAAGGATTATCTTTTTCGTAGCGCTTTTTAGCGTTTTCCAGCCACTCCGCAAAAAAGGCCAAAAAGATCCCCAAAAACAGGCCTGAAACCAAAGCTACAGCCAAAATTAACTTGGCTTTGGGTTTATAAGGTTTTTGGGGAATTACAGGTGTTATGGCCAGTTCTACCCCTTTTAACCTGGCTAACCTGGTTTGGCTTTCAATAAGATTGCTTTCAAGCTCCACGATAGTTTTGGCTATATCATAGGGATTAACGTCTTTATATTGAGTGGGATTTTGTAGAACTTTCTTTTGAAGATTTTTCAAAATATCAATGTTTTTCTTTATAGAAGCAATTTCTTTTAAAAGTTTTTCTTTTTCGGTTTCAATTTTATCTTTTATGAACTCTGTATTGTTTAGATAAGCTAATATTTTATTTGTTATTTCCGGAATTATATTTGGATCTTTCGTTTCTACTGTCAATAAGACTAAATTTTTGTTATTTCTAGGAATGTTAGCCTCAAGGTTAACAACTTGATTTATTATGTCTTCCTTAACTTTTAATTTGTGGCTCAACTCGGCTAATCGTCTTTCTTTTAGTAATGAATTTAAAGTATCTATTTTCTTTTTTAGAAGAAAAGGAATAGAAGAATCGACAGATCCTGAAGAATCGGTCATTTCGGATAAAAATCCAGCTTCACTTTTATAAATTTTCGGAGAAATAAATGCAAAAGCTAGGGCTATTAACACAAACAATAAGGTAGTTGCGAAAATATAAAGTTTTCTCTTTTTTAAAGTCAGCCAGAGTTCGTAAAGGTCTATTTCGTCTTCGTCATAGTAAGGTGGATAGGGGGGATAGAGAGGCATTTGACGATTGATATTATTTTCTCCTTCTGTTTTTCTTTCTGACATAATTTCCTCTTTATAAAACCTTTGCAAAAGTTCTGTTTAAGAGACTGCTTCGCTTCGCTCGCAGTGACAATGAAAGAGGAACTCGCCTTGACAACGTGCAGTCATTGCGAGCCACGAAGTGGCGAAGCAATCTCCTTGATACTCTGTAAAAACTGCATCCTTGCGAGCTACTTACACCGTTATTGCGAGTGAAGCGAAGCAATCTCTATCTTTGGGCTGATAAAATAAAGTATCAGCTACTAAAGTCAAGGTTACTACTTTTCTTTCCTGGCCAACACAAATATTTCGCGGCTTTCGGAGCGGGTGCTTTTGGGGCGAAAGCGTTTTACCGGGCCAATTCTCTTTTTCACTTCATCTACAAACCCGGGGAAAGCTTCTCCTTCAAAGACCTTTACAAAAAACACCCCACTTGGTTTTAAAACTTTTTCGGCAATTTCTAAGGCGCGCTTAGCCAAATGGACAGAGCGAAAGTGGTCTCCTGAGCGGTCACCAGTGGTTTTGGGGGCCATGTCACTTAAAACGGCGTCAAAGGCAGAGACACTAGCTTTTTCGCAAAGTTCTTCAGGATTTAATTCAAAAATATCCTGCTGTAAGAAAACAAAGTTGGGCGCAGAAATCTTAACGGGGCTCAAATCAACCCCAACTACTAAGCCGTTTTTACCGACTTTTTCAAGCGCGTATTTGCTCCAGGAGCCGGGAGCAGCGCCAAGGTCAAGCACCTTTTGGCCGCGGCGCAAAAGGCGGTATTTCTGGTCGGCTTCTTTAATTTTATAAACCGAACGGGCGGGATACTTTTCCTGCTTGGCCTTTTTAGCGTAATAATCACGAGGCTTATAGGGCATAGAAAAAGCCTAAAGCCAAAAATGGGGACAGGCAAGAGCAAAACTTGAAGCTTTTTAGCGTCTAAGGTAAGCTTCCGCCGGGCCAATGCTTTTACAG from Thermodesulfatator indicus DSM 15286 harbors:
- a CDS encoding M24 family metallopeptidase, which produces MEVRQRRLRRVRLSLPKEGALLVTCQENRRYLSGFSPEDVSLNESSGALLITKKEAFILTDPRYQEEAKECEPLFEPRIYRKGLIAELAKLIPLLEIKTLLIEPRYVSVALLRGFEKKFSVKIDEARPVIERMREIKDQEEIEAIRKALAIAEEILSEVAKEIRPGVTEKELAAKVIMMSHKMADGLSFPPIVASGPNAARPHAEPTDKPLKPGEPVIIDMGVKWQGYCSDITRTFFVEKATGKFKYIYKMVKKAKEAAEQKLKAGVKAQEPDEAARTVFRQEALERHFWHSLGHGVGLAIHEAPTLSCRSHRKLKAGHVVTIEPGLYLPDWGGVRLEDMVVVTDEGFTRLNSLGFLEF
- a CDS encoding Wzz/FepE/Etk N-terminal domain-containing protein, translating into MSERKTEGENNINRQMPLYPPYPPYYDEDEIDLYELWLTLKKRKLYIFATTLLFVLIALAFAFISPKIYKSEAGFLSEMTDSSGSVDSSIPFLLKKKIDTLNSLLKERRLAELSHKLKVKEDIINQVVNLEANIPRNNKNLVLLTVETKDPNIIPEITNKILAYLNNTEFIKDKIETEKEKLLKEIASIKKNIDILKNLQKKVLQNPTQYKDVNPYDIAKTIVELESNLIESQTRLARLKGVELAITPVIPQKPYKPKAKLILAVALVSGLFLGIFLAFFAEWLENAKKRYEKDNP
- a CDS encoding RlmE family RNA methyltransferase encodes the protein MPYKPRDYYAKKAKQEKYPARSVYKIKEADQKYRLLRRGQKVLDLGAAPGSWSKYALEKVGKNGLVVGVDLSPVKISAPNFVFLQQDIFELNPEELCEKASVSAFDAVLSDMAPKTTGDRSGDHFRSVHLAKRALEIAEKVLKPSGVFFVKVFEGEAFPGFVDEVKKRIGPVKRFRPKSTRSESREIFVLARKEK